One stretch of Candidatus Bathyarchaeia archaeon DNA includes these proteins:
- a CDS encoding nitrous oxide reductase family maturation protein NosD, with product MNKRLAVIFILTSLISLLTVTVGPTKASSQTIIVPDDYPTITDAIGNCTKEDTIFVKSGIYAEQTLVINKTLTLIGENAEDTIINNIDSHAMVEWLGGYRMPFGITTAVDVKANDVKISGFTITNASTGITTEGNETKIVANIIEGLDTDGGYDIGISASGKGTQIIDNIINAANVGIFDSGSYQVIMQNIFNSTSCTVGPYGQYNIIADNILYGSRAGINLQGNLNVAYNNTVVDGDIGIEITGVSNIIYKNVLNQNNLGIEIGPWAINDFLSNNIVCANTITDNQRYGIIIASGRNNTVYANHIADNKEIGGMIAWNQSSGILYNESDRERWQGRNADNNTFYNNNFVNNSASEATDWSWQGTNSWDNGKEGNYWSDYNGTDANGDGIGDVSYPVNKPYRILISSFPEAQLQDPTVVNPNNVSDRYPLMEPFDTESITIELPEWATVTPHQIPSFSPSPSPPPTQPPSPSPTPKTTQTPNPTPTSTSAQTPSPPLTEQPSPSNSVPPTSNNSSRSTDAYWTAAAAVVAVTIVIIAATLMLRKQHNSK from the coding sequence TTGAACAAGCGCCTAGCAGTTATCTTTATCCTCACAAGCCTCATCAGCTTACTCACTGTTACAGTTGGACCCACAAAAGCAAGTTCCCAAACCATCATCGTACCCGACGACTACCCAACCATAACCGACGCCATAGGCAACTGCACCAAGGAAGACACAATTTTCGTTAAAAGCGGAATATACGCCGAGCAGACACTGGTTATAAACAAGACACTCACACTAATTGGCGAAAACGCTGAAGACACAATTATAAATAACATAGACTCCCACGCCATGGTTGAGTGGCTAGGTGGTTATCGTATGCCATTTGGAATAACCACCGCTGTAGATGTTAAAGCAAACGATGTAAAAATCTCAGGTTTCACCATAACCAACGCATCAACTGGCATCACCACAGAAGGTAACGAAACAAAAATAGTCGCCAATATCATAGAAGGACTAGACACCGATGGCGGCTATGATATAGGCATCAGTGCAAGCGGCAAAGGCACTCAAATTATAGATAATATTATAAATGCTGCAAATGTGGGCATCTTTGATAGCGGCTCATATCAAGTTATCATGCAAAACATTTTTAATTCAACAAGTTGCACCGTTGGCCCTTATGGACAATACAATATCATCGCAGACAACATCTTATACGGGTCGAGGGCAGGTATTAACTTACAGGGCAATTTGAATGTAGCTTATAACAATACTGTTGTAGATGGAGACATTGGAATTGAAATCACTGGCGTTAGTAATATAATCTACAAAAACGTCTTAAACCAAAATAATCTGGGAATCGAAATAGGACCATGGGCTATAAATGATTTTTTGAGTAACAACATTGTATGTGCAAACACAATAACCGATAACCAGCGCTATGGCATCATAATCGCTTCAGGTAGAAATAACACTGTTTATGCAAATCATATTGCAGACAACAAGGAAATCGGCGGCATGATTGCATGGAATCAATCATCCGGCATACTCTATAATGAATCTGACAGAGAGAGATGGCAGGGGCGGAATGCTGATAACAACACCTTTTACAACAATAACTTTGTAAACAATAGCGCATCTGAAGCTACTGATTGGAGTTGGCAAGGCACCAATTCTTGGGATAATGGCAAAGAAGGTAATTACTGGAGCGACTATAACGGCACAGACGCCAACGGTGACGGCATAGGTGATGTATCATACCCAGTAAATAAACCGTATAGGATACTAATCAGCAGTTTTCCTGAAGCCCAACTTCAGGATCCAACGGTAGTAAACCCTAACAACGTTTCTGACCGTTATCCGCTTATGGAACCCTTTGACACCGAAAGCATAACCATAGAGTTACCTGAATGGGCAACTGTTACCCCCCACCAAATCCCTTCATTTTCGCCTTCACCAAGCCCACCTCCAACCCAACCCCCAAGCCCCTCTCCAACACCTAAAACAACCCAAACCCCAAACCCCACACCAACATCAACAAGTGCACAAACACCCTCACCACCCCTAACAGAACAACCTTCGCCTTCAAACTCAGTTCCACCAACAAGCAACAATTCTAGCAGGTCAACAGACGCGTACTGGACAGCCGCAGCCGCCGTGGTAGCTGTGACCATAGTAATCATCGCAGCAACACTCATGCTCAGAAAACAGCACAACAGCAAATAA